In Oryza sativa Japonica Group chromosome 3, ASM3414082v1, one DNA window encodes the following:
- the LOC4333457 gene encoding transcription factor bHLH139-like has protein sequence MESGGVIAEAGWSSLDMSSQAEESEMMAQLLGTCFPSNGEDDHHQELPWSVDTPSAYYLHCNGGSSSAYSSTTSSNSASGSFTLIAPRSEYEGYYVSDSNEAALGISIQEQGAAQFMDAILNRNGDPGFDDLADSSVNLLDSIGASNKRKIQEQGRLDDQTKSRKSAKKAGSKRGKKAAQCEGEDGSIAVTNRQSLSCCTSENDSIGSQESPVAAKSNGKAQSGHRSATDPQSLYARKRRERINERLKILQNLVPNGTKVDISTMLEEAMHYVKFLQLQIKLLSSDEMWMYAPIAYNGMNIGIDLNLSQH, from the exons ATGGAGTCCGGAGGGGTGATCGCGGAGGCGGGGTGGAGCTCGCTCGACATGTCGTCGCAGGCCGAGGAGTCGGAGATGATGGCGCAGCTGCTTGGAACCTGCTTCCCCTCCAATGGCGAGGATGATCATCACCAAGAGCTTCCTTGGTCGGTTGACACCCCCAGTGCCTACTACCTCCATTGCAATGGAGGTAGCTCAAGTGCATACAGCTCTACCACTAGCAGCAACAGTGCTAGTGGTAGCTTCACTCTCATTGCACCAAGATCTGAGTATGAGGGGTACTATGTGAGTGACTCTAATGAGGCGGCCCTCGGGATCAGCATCCAGGAGCAAGGTGCAGCTCAGTTCATGGATGCCATTCTCAACCGGAACGGCGATCCGGGCTTCGATGATCTCGCTGACTCGAGCGTTAATCTGCTGGATTCCATCGGCGCTTCTAACAAGAGAAAGATTCAGGAGCAAGGCAGGCTAGATGACCAAACGAAA AGTAGGAAATCTGCGAAGAAGGCTGGCTCGAAGCGGGGAAAGAAGGCGGCGCAATGTGAAGGTGAAGATGGCAGCATTGCTGTCACCAACAGGCAAAGCTTGAGCTGCTGCACCTCTGAAAATGATTCGATTGGTTCTCAAGAATCTCCTGTTGCTGCTAAGTCGAATGGCAAGGCTCAATCTGGCCATCGGTCAGCAACCGATCCCCAGAGCCTCTATGCAAGG aaaagaagagagaggatcAATGAGAGGCTCAAGATTCTGCAGAACCTTGTACCAAATGGAACCAAA GTAGATATCAGCACTATGCTTGAAGAGGCAATGCATTACGTGAAGTTCTTGCAGCTTCAAATCAAG CTCCTCAGCTCTGATGAAATGTGGATGTACGCACCGATTGCTTACAACGGGATGAACATCGGGATCGATTTGAACCTCTCTCAGCATTGA
- the LOC4333458 gene encoding probable N-acetyl-gamma-glutamyl-phosphate reductase, chloroplastic, translating to MGSTALGGGAPARLGLAPKDGVFGSNLKQCGGFMLKTTPKVGSSSVRVRASVASSPQKQHSPKTSGVKSGEEVRIAVLGASGYTGAEIVRLLANHPQFRIKVMTADRKAGEQFGSVFPHLITQDLPNLVAVKDADFSNVDAVFCCLPHGTTQEIIKGLPQELKIVDLSADFRLRDINEYAEWYGHSHRAPELQQEAVYGLTEVLRNEIRNARLVANPGCYPTSIQLPLVPLIKAKLIKVSNIIIDAKSGVSGAGRGAKEANLYTEIAEGIHAYGIKGHRHVPEIEQGLSEAAESKVTISFTPNLICMKRGMQSTMFVEMAPGVTANDLYQHLKSTYEGEEFVKLLNGSSVPHTRHVVGSNYCFMNVFEDRIPGRAIIISVIDNLVKGASGQAVQNLNLMMGLPENTGLQYQPLFP from the exons ATGGGATCGACGGCGCTCGGTGGCGGGGCTCCTGCTCGCCTCGGCTTGGCCCCCAAG GATGGAGTCTTTGGATCTAATCTGAAGCAATGCGGTGGTTTCATGCTCAAAACAACCCCTaag GTTGGATCCTCTTCAGTCCGTGTGAGGGCATCTGTTGCTTCTTCACCGCAGAAACAGCACTCTCCCAAGACATCAGGAGTTAAATCAGGGGAGGAGGTGCGCATTGCGGTTCTAGGTGCCAGCGGTTATACTGGAGCTGAG ATTGTCAGGCTTCTAGCAAACCATCCTCAATTTCGTATCAAAGTGATGACTGCAGATAGAAAAGCTGGCGAACAGTTTGGATCTGTATTTCCTCACTTAATAACACAG GACCTGCCAAATTTAGTTGCAGTAAAAGATGCAGATTTTTCAAATGTGGATGCAGTTTTTTGTTGCTTGCCACATGGTACAACCCAG GAAATTATTAAAGGTTTACCGCAGGAACTGAAGATTGTTGATCTCTCTGCA GATTTTCGATTGCGTGATATCAATGAGTACGCTGAGTGGTATGGCCATTCTCATAGGGCACCAGAACTTCAG CAAGAAGCTGTGTATGGCTTGACTGAAGTTCTTCGCAATGAAATAAGGAATGCACGGCTTGTTGCAAATCCGGGATGTTATCCCACATCTATTCAACTTCCTCTTGTTCCTCTAATAAAG GCAAAACTGATCAAAGTGAGCAACATTATCATTGATGCAAAATCTGGGGTTAGTGGGGCAG GACGTGGAGCTAAGGAAGCCAATCTCTACACCGAGATAGCTGAAGGCATTCATGCTTATGGAATAAAAGGCCACCGGCATg TTCCTGAGATTGAACAAGGACTTTCAGAGGCTGCTGAGTCTAAAGTCACTATCAGCTTTACTCCAAATCTGATTTGTATG AAACGTGGGATGCAATCTACTATGTTCGTTGAAATGGCACCTGGAGTGACTGCCAATGATTTGTATCAGCATCTCAAGTCTACATATGAG GGTGAAGAATTTGTGAAACTGTTAAATGGTAGCAGCGTTCCTCACACACGCCATGTTGTGGGATCAAATTACTGCTTCATGAATGTCTTTGAGGACAGAATTCCTGGACGTGCCATCATCATATCTGTT ATAGATAATCTTGTGAAGGGAGCATCAGGTCAGGCTGTTCAGAACCTTAATCTGATGATGGGTCTGCCAGAGAACACTGGGCTGCAATATCAACCCCTATTTCCTTGA